From the genome of Phreatobacter cathodiphilus, one region includes:
- a CDS encoding methylglyoxal synthase translates to MTDDTRPLIALIAHDKKKPDMLAWARSHHDRLVRRRLVATGTTGSLLKADMPDLDIALMKSGPLGGDQQIGALIVEGRIDLLVFLVDPLSPHPHDVDVKALTRLAVVYDVPMACNLATADRLITLV, encoded by the coding sequence ATGACGGACGACACGAGGCCCCTGATCGCCCTCATCGCCCACGACAAGAAGAAGCCGGACATGCTGGCCTGGGCCCGCAGTCACCACGACCGGCTCGTCCGCCGCCGGCTGGTGGCCACCGGCACGACGGGCTCGCTGCTCAAGGCCGACATGCCCGACCTCGACATCGCCCTGATGAAGAGCGGACCGCTGGGCGGCGACCAGCAGATCGGCGCGCTCATCGTCGAGGGGCGGATCGACCTCCTCGTCTTCCTGGTCGACCCGCTCTCGCCCCATCCCCACGACGTGGACGTGAAGGCGCTGACGCGGCTCGCGGTGGTCTACGACGTGCCCATGGCCTGCAATCTCGCCACCGCCGACCGGTTGATCACCCTCGTCTGA